GCCTTTTTTGGCGGAATCGCGCAGCCGCTTATGAGTGGGTTGTTCGGTTTTTTCTGCCATGTCAGCTCGGCGCGGGCAGCCAGACGCTCAAGGCGGCGGGATGAACAGAAAGCTGCCCCACCGCGCGCGACAGCACCGGTTCGAAATACAGCAGCAGGATGATCAGCGCGACCAGGCTCTTCACCGTCATCGCCACTGAAAAAGCATTGAGTTGCTGGGCGAAGCGAGACAACAGCCCCAAAGTCATTTCGGTCAGCAACAAGGCGGCGATCATGGGGCTGGCCAGCACCACGGCCTTGCCCATGATCCGCCCCGCCACGCCCAGCACCGGCTGCAAGGCAGGCATGCCGGCGGACAAGGGATCGCACAGCCGGTAGCTTTGCGCGAACATCTCCAGCATCAGCGCCATGCCGCCGCCTTGCAGATAGATCACCGCCGAAAACAGATTGAACAGATTGGCCAGCTCCGAGGTATCGACACCGTTGGCCGGGTCCACGCTGCTGCTGAAGGTGGCGCCGCGCTGGTTGTCGATGACGCTGCCCAGAACATGGAACACCCAGAACGGCCAGGCCAGCAGCACGCCCAATAGCAGGCCTATCATGGTTTCCCGCAGCAGCAGCAGCGGGAACGGCGGCATATCGACAGGCATGGCGGCTCCGGCCTCATGCGGCCATACGCCCTGCGCCACCAGCATGGCGATGGCGCTGCGGGCCACCCCGGTCAACACATTGCTGTTCAAAAACGGCAAGATGAAGAACACCGGCCCCACGCGGGCAAAGCCCAGCGCCGCCGTCGCCGCCCAGCCATGAATGTCGAAATACAATCCCGCGGCCATGCGGCTATCCCTTGCGCAGCGCCAGCCGCATCGCCTCGTGCGCGAAGCCCAGCAGCGTTTCGCCATACCAGCCCGACAATAAAAACAAGCACAGGCTGACGCCGACCAATTTGATGCCGAAAGGCAGGGTTTGCTCCTGCAGCTGGGTAATCGTTTGAAACAGGCCGATCAGCAAGCCGATAACCGTCGCCACCACGACGGGCCCGGCCGACATCAGCAACACCAGGTACAAGGCGCGGTTGCTGGCGAAAACCAAGTCATTCATTCCGCGCCCTCCTAAGCCGGCACATCCAGATACTGTTGCACCAGCCCCTTGGACAGCAGCGTCCAGCCATCCAGCGCCACAAACAGCACCAGCTTGACCGGCACCGAGATCGTGACCGGGCTCATCATCATCATGCCCAGGGCCAGCAACACGCTGGAGATCACCAGATCCACCACCACGAAAGGCAGAT
The Chromobacterium sp. IIBBL 290-4 DNA segment above includes these coding regions:
- the sctT gene encoding type III secretion system export apparatus subunit SctT, with protein sequence MAAGLYFDIHGWAATAALGFARVGPVFFILPFLNSNVLTGVARSAIAMLVAQGVWPHEAGAAMPVDMPPFPLLLLRETMIGLLLGVLLAWPFWVFHVLGSVIDNQRGATFSSSVDPANGVDTSELANLFNLFSAVIYLQGGGMALMLEMFAQSYRLCDPLSAGMPALQPVLGVAGRIMGKAVVLASPMIAALLLTEMTLGLLSRFAQQLNAFSVAMTVKSLVALIILLLYFEPVLSRAVGQLSVHPAALSVWLPAPS
- a CDS encoding EscS/YscS/HrcS family type III secretion system export apparatus protein; protein product: MNDLVFASNRALYLVLLMSAGPVVVATVIGLLIGLFQTITQLQEQTLPFGIKLVGVSLCLFLLSGWYGETLLGFAHEAMRLALRKG